DNA sequence from the Acanthopagrus latus isolate v.2019 chromosome 15, fAcaLat1.1, whole genome shotgun sequence genome:
GACGTCCCAGTCGACAGAAGTGCAGCCCCGAGGCAGAGCAGTGTCAAGATGCCACAGGAGCAGAACAGCagccactgaacacacacacacacacccactgacacacacacacatcaacctGAGGCTGCAGCATTCAGGAGAGCACCAGCGATACCTGGGAAGGATCAAGATCTCTTCAGAATATCTGAGGTGAGTGAGATCAGAGATGTGCTACGGTAATGTGAAATAGCAGGTTGGTTGATGCTGCTGCGGTCTGCACACTGTCACGGTGGTGTCCGGGTTCTTTGTGGATGTCTAGACCAGAATATGATATTGCTTAGTAACAGTGAAACGTGCGGAAGCATGCGTTGTAAGTTCAGCTTGTGTCTCACAGACGCTCTACATGTAACACAAGATCTGAGCTGTTAGGAGCAACATGATATCTTCCCCGCTTTCCAAGGGAGACATTTTTAGTCCAGCTACACATTTAAGGCATGtccatctgaaaaaaaaaaatgcagagctGGCTTTGCTTTTACCTCTCTGGGGAAGgaaaggagtttttttttgttgttgttttgccaGTATATGTTGACATTCCCTTCATGTTCCATGCGCTTTCATTCGCTTTCCTGCTCATCGCTGCCAAGGATAACTGTGGCAAGTGCCGGCCATGCTTGCGGGTGGCACACGAGGAGAgcgagaaagaaagacagaacaaaTACTCCACCCTGCTATTCGCCCTGGTCCCGGCACCGCCACCAGGCCCCCGAAAGTTAGGCCTTTGCCTATAattgaggtttttctttctttctttctttctttctttttttttttatgaaacaaacAGCTCGGCCTATTCTGTAAGGCTACCATTACCCTCTGTGGTATGTGCTTTTTATAACAGCCCCAAAGAGAGGGTCTTTCTGCTATTCAAAGGCGTGACAGAAGTCAAGGCCGTGGTTAGATGTCAGAGGAGTATTTCGAAACTTCAAACTTCCATGAAGTTGCTTTGAAGACACAGTGAGGGGATGATGATGTTACACTGACCACAACGATGACACAAGCGCAGAAGAGCATGCTATTTTTTCAGCGGCACTGATGTGAAATGTCAGCGCAGTGGTCCCATCACGGGAGGAATATTTAGAGGATGCACGGTTTCTATTCCAAAGAATGAGGAAGTCGAATGCAGGTCATTTTCTGAACAGCTGCTCTCGCTGTCCATCGCTCATCTCCGGCTTTGGAGCAGTTTACTGTAAACTGCAGAGCATCATTTGTTCGGTGACACTTCCTCTAAGAATACAGTGACCCACATCTATCGCACGTGACTTTGAGGTGTCCAGAAATACCCAGACAAATCACGAGCCGTCACTTTAATTACCAGATGCCAACCCCGCATTTATCTGCTCCAAACTTTCATCACCTTCCTTCTGCTGCCCCCTCGCTTATAACTAACCCTCTGAGCACGAGCTGATGAGGCAAAGCTCCATTTTTAAAGAGGCTGGAGTGGCTCCAGATCACTTCATGCCCAGACAGATAGCTCTTGCTGACCCAATGACACAGTGGCTTTATCCCTGCAGCTCCCATTATGACTGGATGGCTGCTCAGGCAAGCACTTCTGAAAGGAAGGTGCCATCGGATCCGCACTTCCCCGGAGGTGTAAATGAAACCCGCGACCGCATTCTGCGAAGGCTGGCGCCGCTGAGCCTCGTACCCGTCAACGCGTGCCACACCGCCTTTTATTTGGAGCAGTTCCAAAAGGAGGGTGCAAATCTGGCCTTGGCTTTGAGATATACCAGAATACACCTGCTTCACTATTTAcagcctgcagagacacaaaaggaTTGATTGGGTCAGTCGTCTTGGGGCATCATGAGCCCTTGTAATTGATTAATTTCCTTTTGGTCCAACAGAAGCTTAACTAACATCACTATGACTCTTGAGATTCTCCACATATACTCAAATCAATGTTAATTTCCATGAGCCTTCATTAACATAACCCTCATACTGGTAGACATGAGGATATTGTTTTCTTCATGCTTTCCTCTCAGCCTTTGGAATTCCAGTCATGTTTGTCATAGAAGCCAAACTGAGCCACCAGCAGGACGGCTGACGTGAAGGTCAGACCTCCAGGCTTTCACCGTACCAGCTGACTTCTCACGGGCCACGAGCGTTGACCTTGAGGATGCACAGCAGATGTCCCCCGGAGTTGGATTCTTCTAGAGGATTTTCCACAAGTTCTGTCCATACTATTGACTCCAGCCAACATTACCATCTATTATAATGCATGAGCTTTGTGCCACTGGAGAGCAGACGGTCCAAACAAACCAGGCGGATTGTTCCAACTTCATCAGGGCAGCCAATAATCAATAGGTCTGGAGTGTTTCAGCCAGCCGTGCAGCAGTGACCTTCTATTCTTAGGAAAAAGTTAACACAGATATGGATATGTGCGCCCTGAGCCCACAGGAAGCAGCTTTTTGGCGTGCTGCATGCATTTGTCTCCCCTCAAATCCAAGCCCAGTTTCCCACTGCAGCATCTGAGCATCAGCTGTCAAGGTCAGAAAATGAGTAAGAAGCAGCAGGGAAGGGGAGAGACACTACAACAAGGGAAAATaagtgggaggaagagaaaaagaagaagagaaaagctgGGACTAAACAAGCCAGGGATTTTGCTGTATCCCCCCCTGCCCCCCTTcatcaaacactgcagcactcCTCTtcgccctccctctctccttctccccctttccctttctctccctcactaTTAGCAAACAAACACGCACTCCTTCGCACACATGGCGTGCATTCAAAAGTGCTATCTCAGGCGCCTCGCTCTCACACCGGCACTCGAATACACAAGGACTCTTGCCATTCAACACACTCGCACATGTTCTGCATCCCTCCGTGTTTGTCATGCCTATATATAGCCCCATAGTGCTCGCTGGGTGACAGGTTTATTTGTGTCGTGATGGCGTCCCCCTACTCCACATCCCATACAGTTTATTGAAGTTCTGGCTCTCGCAATGGCAGGCACCGGTGCTCCGGCACTTCAGCAAACAGGTTGGAAGCTCAAGAATCCAAAATGGATGTCAGTGCAGTGGTTCCCAGCCTGCTTTTTTGGATCCGAATACGCAGCaagtgtctgtctctgtggctCCACGCTAATGCGCCTGCTGAATAAACATAGCCTACTTAAAGTGTCTCTGATAAGGCTGATGCAGTGCGTCTCCACGGGGTCGGTTGCAGCAGGAATGTGGATGTTTTCTCTGAAACCTTTTTGCTGCGGACTTGACCGCCCAGGCGCTTTCTGTGCGGCGGTGCTCTCTGTCAGACGGTCACTGCTGACAGACCTCTCATAAGTAAATATGTCTATAAATGGGCAAGCTCTCTCTTCACTGGTCcccccccatcacacacacacacacacacacacacacacacacacacacacacacacacacacacacaccctgtcaaCTCCCTTCCTCCACcaagtgtttttccttttctccccGGTTGCTATGTCATTTCAAACGGTCAGAGCggttctctcctctctctactGAGTTCATCCTACACTAAGCTGGCTGCCAACGTGCTGACATTCTTGCCCGGGTTGTAATGGAAAAGCTCAATGCAATTAGGCACCTTTTCTATCAAATCCAATACTCCTGAATAATGTTTATCCACCCCGATGCATTGTGCACCCTTGCTTGTATCTCAGCCCTTTATTAAACTCAAAGCCGACCCTCTGCCCATCAAATCAATTCACATTCTCCATCACCTTCTTTCTTGAGATCCACTTGCTTCGTAATCCCTCACTCTAGCTCCCTCGTGCAATCCCCCCTAAAACCCgcccttcctcccctctttctcccccaTCTCCTTCTATCTCTATCTGTGCGTGTCTGAGCAGTAGCTCGCTTCTAAAACAGGCTGCCCTGCTCTGATCCTACTAAAGTCCCGCTTTGCTTCCCCTCTCCCAATCTGAGGTCCAGCTGTTCCACATTAGCACatccagagctgcagaggccAAAGGAGGCTCATGTGTGGAAATGTGAATAGAGCAGCAGAACGCCTTCGACCCAGGcctcatcttcctctgcttTGGTTTCTAAGCTTGCCAGATGCAAGATGAGGATATTTTTTCTTGCTAGATCCGGAGTTTATTTGTGGGACTTGGTGactgaatttctttttctgGAAGGCAGGACAGTAGAAAGACTCATCAAAATAACCTTCAGGGAATTTGTCAGTGCTGAGTccgtgtttttaaaaaagatgctGATATATTTTCTATTTGTCTCTGATTTCAGGACAGTTGCCATTCGACCTTTCAACAACGCCGGACGTCTACAGTCCTGCTTGGAATCCCATTTCCTGATCGATGCTGCAATTGCTGAGATTATTTTTGGAGTCCTGCATGACTGGTTACTGAGAATGTAACTGGAGCTCTTCCCCAGGGGAACTGTAACGTCCAGAACTTATAAAGCACTTCCGACTTTTCTATCCTGCACATCTGAGATCTCTTCAGTTACAGCCATGCCAGCGAAAGCACCAATATACCTGAAGCCAAACAACAGCAAGAAGGGAAAGAAATGTCGCCTCAGAGATATTTTGTCCCCAGACATGATCAGTCCACCGCTTGGGGACTTCCGCCACACCATCCACATTGGCaagggtggagagagagatgccTTCGGTGACATGTCATTCCTCCAGGGGAAGTATGAACTGCTACCTGGGAAGGGAGAGGTCCACCCTCAGTATGGTGCCCAAAGTGAGTTTCTCAGAGCTAACAGCACTGGTGATGCTTCCTTTGCCGAAACACCCTCTCCGGTGCTAAAGAACGCCATCTCTCTCCCAACTATTGGTGGCTGCCAGGCACTTACCCTTCCTATGATCTCCTCCACTGTGTTCTCCATGCCCCCAGAGCCACTGGAGGACATCATTGGACCTACAGCTACCATGAAACctgacagcacagaggaggTAGAGATCCTGCAGATGGACGCTCTGTTGCGCTCCATGGACGTCTTCGGCAGCGAGCCTTCGTCTCCCTCTGCAGATATCCAGTTGAAGCCTGACGTCCTCTTGGAtctgctggaaaacacagacaagtcCACCGCCAAGGCAGTTGCCAAAgccaacaaaataaacaagagtGACACCAGATTTGAAAAGCCATCGTCCTATTACATCACCGGTCACAGCAACAGCACCTTCAAAGCTAACGGAAGCCTGAACAGCAACACAAGCACCGACAGCTTTGACAGCTTCACTGGCAAAGGGGACTACCAAAACAAGATCTACAATGGCAGCAGGAGTCTCAACGGGAACGGCAACTGCAATGGTTACGGACACTTTAACAATGACATTACCATGGGCTTCAAGCAGGAGCTCTCAAAGTGCAATGGTGAGTGGGTGGACAGAGACAGTGGTGTGGAGGAGGGCCGCATCTGtgattttgagtttgagttttccAAGGAGAAGAGCACATCGCAGGATTCCCTCGCCCAGATCACGGGGTCATTCCTCTCCCTCGAACTCGATCTGGGCCCATCCATCCTGGACGATGTGCTCAACATAATGGATAAACCCGCAGCGAagagcaggccttgagctgCGCCGAGGCCCCAGGAGGAGAAAGGGAATTATTAAACTATAGCCATGAGGAGAGAAAGACTCACAAAGCAATCAAAATGGTGTCTGGATATATCATTGAGATGAGAATGAGCTACAATAGAGAGAGCTgcttatgtttttattgtcaaaaCATATAACTATTCTAGCTTCTATGGAGTgttgattcttcttcttcttcttctttctttttgtttgccatGCCAGCCGCATGTTTATGATGCATGTATTATTGAGTTACAGTTAAAACATGGCCATCGCGCCTTTGACTGTGAAAACGCCACATGGTAGATTTGTGCTCTTAAGTCGACTTCCACGGTGTACACACGATAACTTTGCGGCCCTTTGCTTTTTTACACAGTCttgaacatttttgcattttgtgactTTAAGTGTGTTTAACAAGGCATTATTTTGATTGTCACATGATTCATTTGCCACATGACAGAACACTatgcatatttgtgtttttaaagatttaacacaaataaatcaattttgTCCTATTCCGGCTAATTTCTTGCAGGTAATGTGTACATACGTCAGATCTGAGAGTTTGAGGTGCAATATGTGCAACACCAGTTACCTGCACTAACTGCAGGTAACTGTGGCTGccactagctagttagctcagttagccatgcagctagctgtTCAGAGTTTACACTGTTAGCATAGGAGCTTTGAACTGTGATGGACCAGGGCTACCTGTGTAACATGCTTTGTAACACAATACGTAGACGTCGTAATGTCGAAAATGTTATACCCTCACCTTCTCTTgataatttttgaatgttttccacCCAaattcttatatatatatagcatcTTTAATTCCAGACACAATTAAGTCAGTCACCTGAAGACAGGCTGGAAATCGAATTATtgctggaaaaagaagaagcacgCAGGGAGTTACTGAAGAGCTTCAGATTGACAGAGAGAAGGATAGAATGGATTTATTTTCTCGCCTCTGACATTCCTTGCATTCTGCCTCCCTGCCCTGCAGTGGGAGCACCGGTGGGCCTTCATCTGCCCAACCAGGCGCCTGCTCCATTTGTTTGCGTGTGGATGGGACATGCAGAGGAGGGGTCTTTGAAATTCCCTGCATTCCAGCCACAGAGCACAAGTGTCCAGGACCAGACATAAATCAGCTGTTTCAAGTGCGGAGGGAGGGCTTCGGTCTTAGAGCTACACTATCTTCAGCCACAATGTTTATATTGAGGCGAGGTTATAAAACACGCGCTTAAGGCAAACTTTGTCCAGTGCTGAATGATAGTCTCGCGTAGAGTCAACAGCCTGAAAGAGCAGGACAGTGATCACCCATACTTGCGGCCTCTTGAACTCAACAACCCTTGCGCCCCCTCATCCTCTGTCCCTCTGGGCCCTTCAGTGTAGACGAATGAATGAAGGCTAAGTTATAACAGCACCTTATGGAAGCTTATGGCAGGCCTTCCCCAATCACCCACGTGCCGCTGTGCCATGCCTGTTTAGAGAAAACAAGCTGGATTCCCTCACATCCAGAGACAAATGTACTTGTGCTAGCAGGCTAATTTCACATGCAAATGATTATCTGGGGTTCGGTTTCACTCCTGTCATTGAGCGGGCCAATGTGGCCAACCTCTCAAAAGCTTCAGAATGTCCGTAAACAACCGCAACCGGCCTGGCCAAGGCATGTGAAGCTGCCGTGAAACCAGATGTTCGAGGAGACGTGAACATTTCCCCACACATGAAAACCCGTGTCATGGCAGATGCTCCGTGGAAAATCCCAGAGTTAGAGCTGAT
Encoded proteins:
- the cdc42ep3 gene encoding cdc42 effector protein 3 — its product is MPAKAPIYLKPNNSKKGKKCRLRDILSPDMISPPLGDFRHTIHIGKGGERDAFGDMSFLQGKYELLPGKGEVHPQYGAQSEFLRANSTGDASFAETPSPVLKNAISLPTIGGCQALTLPMISSTVFSMPPEPLEDIIGPTATMKPDSTEEVEILQMDALLRSMDVFGSEPSSPSADIQLKPDVLLDLLENTDKSTAKAVAKANKINKSDTRFEKPSSYYITGHSNSTFKANGSLNSNTSTDSFDSFTGKGDYQNKIYNGSRSLNGNGNCNGYGHFNNDITMGFKQELSKCNGEWVDRDSGVEEGRICDFEFEFSKEKSTSQDSLAQITGSFLSLELDLGPSILDDVLNIMDKPAAKSRP